One genomic window of Quadrisphaera setariae includes the following:
- a CDS encoding PAS domain-containing protein translates to MPSPSGVERTLGADELIVSKTDLQGRITYANESFLRIGAFTEEQVIGKPHNIIRHPDMPRAVFKLLWDTVQAKQELFAYVVNLAADGAHYWVLAHVTPSFDASGAVVGYHSNRRSPHPQALAAIKPVYQQVLAEEARHSSGKAATAAGAELMAQLVARSHGSYDEFVWSLEPQLAGAL, encoded by the coding sequence ATGCCCAGTCCTTCAGGGGTGGAGCGGACGCTGGGGGCGGACGAGCTCATCGTGAGCAAGACCGACCTGCAGGGCCGGATCACCTACGCCAACGAGTCGTTCCTGCGCATCGGTGCGTTCACCGAGGAGCAGGTGATCGGCAAGCCGCACAACATCATCCGGCACCCCGACATGCCCCGAGCGGTGTTCAAGCTGCTCTGGGACACGGTGCAGGCCAAGCAGGAGCTCTTCGCCTACGTGGTGAACCTCGCTGCCGACGGCGCCCACTACTGGGTGCTCGCCCACGTGACGCCCTCCTTCGACGCGTCCGGTGCGGTGGTCGGGTACCACTCCAACCGCCGCAGCCCCCACCCGCAGGCGCTGGCCGCCATCAAGCCCGTCTACCAGCAGGTGCTCGCCGAGGAGGCCCGGCACTCCAGCGGCAAGGCCGCCACGGCCGCCGGCGCCGAGCTCATGGCGCAGCTGGTCGCCCGCTCCCACGGCTCCTACGACGAGTTCGTGTGGTCCCTCGAGCCGCAGCTGGCGGGTGCCCTGTGA
- a CDS encoding methyl-accepting chemotaxis protein, with translation MSPLFRRGGAATTGGAAAELAVHRALLAEVRRTCQAAASGDLEARVRSVPGMADASDAADLAALRNEVNAALDVADAFVRESSASLTAAAEGRFHRRFLLRGMPGSFRTAAVTINAGGDAVRRGAEDVARAGVARLALADDFEASAVSTTREVGAATQVLSAAAAQATTSARHAADEADAARRTMEDLSASSDKIREVVAVIDSIASQTRLLALNATIEAARAGEAGKGFSVVASEVKDLADQTGRATEQVTQQVEAVQTASGSAVAVITRVVDTIAQMSEVIADMATSVDGGDSAAQGRVRGLADTARQLEAQVVDLLSGMRR, from the coding sequence GTGAGCCCCCTGTTCCGCCGCGGCGGAGCCGCCACCACCGGCGGCGCGGCTGCTGAGCTGGCCGTCCACCGCGCCCTGCTGGCCGAGGTGCGCCGCACCTGCCAGGCGGCCGCCTCCGGTGACCTCGAGGCCCGCGTGCGCTCCGTGCCCGGCATGGCCGACGCGTCCGACGCCGCCGACCTCGCGGCCCTGCGCAACGAGGTCAACGCCGCGCTCGACGTGGCCGACGCCTTCGTCCGCGAGTCCAGCGCGTCGCTGACCGCGGCCGCCGAGGGCCGCTTCCACCGCCGCTTCCTCCTGCGGGGCATGCCCGGGTCGTTCCGCACCGCCGCCGTCACCATCAACGCCGGCGGTGACGCCGTGCGCCGCGGCGCCGAGGACGTCGCCCGCGCCGGGGTGGCCCGCCTGGCCCTCGCCGACGACTTCGAGGCCTCGGCCGTCTCCACCACGCGCGAGGTGGGCGCGGCCACGCAGGTGCTCAGCGCCGCCGCGGCGCAGGCCACCACGTCGGCCCGGCACGCCGCCGACGAGGCCGACGCGGCCCGCCGCACCATGGAGGACCTGTCGGCCTCGTCCGACAAGATCCGCGAGGTGGTGGCCGTCATCGACTCCATCGCCTCCCAGACCCGGCTGCTGGCGCTCAACGCCACCATCGAGGCGGCGCGCGCGGGCGAGGCCGGCAAGGGCTTCTCCGTGGTCGCCTCGGAGGTCAAGGACCTCGCCGACCAGACCGGCCGCGCCACCGAGCAGGTGACGCAGCAGGTCGAGGCGGTGCAGACCGCGAGCGGCTCCGCCGTCGCCGTCATCACGCGGGTGGTCGACACCATCGCGCAGATGAGCGAGGTCATCGCCGACATGGCGACCTCCGTCGACGGCGGCGACAGCGCCGCCCAGGGCCGCGTGCGCGGCCTGGCCGACACGGCCCGCCAGCTGGAGGCGCAGGTGGTGGACCTGCTCAGCGGCATGCGCCGCTGA
- a CDS encoding SMP-30/gluconolactonase/LRE family protein has product MGTTSSGPSRSTHDDGGDATAGAGGVDGVDASLVPLLAPGARLEHLVGGSTWTEGPVWLPDEGPDGGVVRFSDIPGDRILFYEPGTGASGVHRSGVEHTNGRARWPGGGVVQCSHGRRRVELEQPSPEGPGGEPLVTELVSRWRGARLNSPNDVVVDRRGSVWFTDPTYGLFQPREGHPGDREYGGCHVFRLDPDGELEAVATDLEQPNGLAFSPDETRLYVADTGKISDRAGDSAHHVRAFDVVVGDDDRRRLAGGAVLHVCERGVVDGFRVDSEGRLWCSSEDAVLVLAPSGELLGRVAVPEVVSNVCFGPENASGGQDLYVTASTSLYRISTAVRSAEPR; this is encoded by the coding sequence ATGGGGACGACGAGCAGCGGGCCGAGCAGGTCGACGCACGACGACGGGGGTGACGCCACTGCCGGGGCCGGAGGTGTCGACGGGGTCGACGCGTCCCTGGTGCCCCTGCTGGCTCCGGGTGCGCGGCTGGAGCACCTCGTGGGCGGCTCGACCTGGACCGAGGGGCCGGTGTGGCTGCCGGACGAGGGCCCGGACGGCGGGGTGGTGAGGTTCAGCGACATCCCCGGGGACCGGATCCTCTTCTACGAGCCGGGCACGGGTGCCAGCGGCGTGCACCGCAGCGGTGTGGAGCACACCAACGGGCGGGCGCGCTGGCCGGGCGGCGGCGTGGTGCAGTGCTCGCACGGGCGGCGCCGGGTGGAGCTGGAGCAGCCGTCCCCCGAGGGCCCCGGCGGCGAGCCGCTCGTGACCGAGCTGGTCAGCCGCTGGCGCGGGGCGCGGCTGAACTCCCCCAACGACGTGGTGGTCGACCGCCGCGGGTCGGTGTGGTTCACCGACCCGACCTACGGGCTCTTCCAGCCCAGAGAGGGCCACCCTGGCGACCGGGAGTACGGCGGCTGCCACGTCTTCCGCCTCGACCCCGACGGCGAGCTGGAGGCCGTCGCCACGGACCTCGAGCAGCCCAACGGACTCGCCTTCTCCCCCGACGAGACCCGCCTGTACGTCGCGGACACCGGGAAGATCAGCGACCGCGCTGGCGACAGCGCCCACCACGTCCGCGCCTTCGACGTCGTGGTCGGCGACGACGACCGCCGGCGCCTGGCCGGCGGAGCCGTGCTGCACGTGTGCGAGCGAGGTGTGGTCGACGGCTTCCGGGTGGACTCCGAGGGGCGGCTGTGGTGCTCCAGCGAGGACGCGGTGCTCGTGCTGGCGCCCAGCGGTGAGCTGCTGGGCCGCGTCGCGGTGCCGGAGGTGGTGTCCAACGTCTGCTTCGGGCCGGAGAACGCCTCCGGCGGGCAGGACCTGTACGTGACGGCGTCGACGTCGCTGTACCGGATCTCCACGGCCGTGCGCAGCGCCGAGCCCCGCTGA
- a CDS encoding TPM domain-containing protein — protein sequence MLRTARARGLTAAVLALLAVLWTGGPALAEPPQQLDSAITDTAGVLDEAATQQQLETLRDAAGITLWVVFVDSFDGQKGPDWARETAQRSGLSGSDVLLAVAVQQRAFGYEGFTGGRLSQSQVASVMDGAVKQALGRSDWNGAVTAAVNGLGRAADGTGAGSGSGSGSGTSDGGSSSGSGFPTGLVIVGVVVVLGLALLVLGLLSSASRKRRRAGLVGGPGGAGGPGGVPQAPPVPLPELERQASAALVAADDAVDGSDAELGFARAEFGDAATAPFVAAVQRARAELAQAFAIQRRLADPGDHLESRPLDDDARRALLTQQLQHAQAADAALDEQSQAFEALRDLQRRLPEVLPALESDRSRLADRLPDARRRLTDLQARYAPAAVTSVDGDDEHASRLLDLAAQGLATARERQAAGANGEAAVAVQAVRDALRQTGELLDAVDALARDLQTSVDALPRALAELDADLAEARAVLGAGGGAASSDLAGAVGRAEQAASTARTDGPRDPQTALRRVHEADSALDAALAGAREEGQRASRARAQLEQALPAARAEVAAARSLVRTRRGAVGGQARALLAGAEEQLSTAEQLAGSDPVRALAAAQQADAMAERAQREADDDLGSWSGWNGGGGGYGSAPTRGRYGSSGSFEGAVIGGILGGILSGGGGGRSGGFGGSGSWGGGGGGFGGGGGFGGGGGGSFGGGGSF from the coding sequence GTGCTCCGCACCGCCCGCGCGCGCGGTCTCACCGCCGCCGTCCTCGCCCTGCTCGCCGTGCTCTGGACGGGCGGGCCGGCGCTCGCCGAGCCCCCGCAGCAGCTGGACAGCGCCATCACCGACACCGCGGGCGTGCTCGACGAGGCCGCCACCCAGCAGCAGCTGGAGACCCTGCGCGACGCCGCCGGCATCACGCTGTGGGTGGTCTTCGTCGACTCCTTCGACGGGCAGAAGGGCCCAGACTGGGCGCGGGAGACCGCGCAGCGCAGCGGCCTGAGCGGCAGCGACGTGCTGCTGGCGGTCGCCGTGCAGCAGCGCGCCTTCGGGTACGAGGGCTTCACCGGCGGGCGGCTCAGCCAGTCGCAGGTGGCGTCGGTGATGGACGGTGCCGTCAAGCAGGCGCTGGGTCGCAGCGACTGGAACGGCGCCGTCACGGCGGCGGTCAACGGCCTGGGACGCGCCGCCGACGGCACCGGGGCCGGCTCGGGGAGCGGCAGCGGGTCCGGCACCTCGGACGGCGGGAGCTCGAGCGGCTCGGGCTTCCCGACGGGTCTCGTCATCGTCGGGGTCGTCGTGGTGCTGGGGCTCGCGCTGCTCGTGCTCGGCCTGCTGTCCAGCGCCTCCCGCAAGCGCCGGCGCGCGGGCCTCGTCGGCGGCCCGGGTGGCGCAGGCGGCCCCGGCGGCGTGCCGCAAGCCCCCCCGGTGCCGCTGCCCGAGCTGGAGCGGCAGGCGTCGGCAGCCCTGGTGGCCGCCGACGACGCCGTGGACGGCTCCGACGCGGAGCTGGGCTTCGCCCGCGCCGAGTTCGGCGACGCGGCCACCGCACCGTTCGTGGCCGCCGTGCAGCGCGCCCGCGCGGAGCTGGCGCAGGCGTTCGCGATCCAGCGGCGCCTCGCCGACCCCGGGGACCACCTCGAGAGCAGGCCCCTGGACGACGACGCGCGCCGCGCCCTGCTGACCCAGCAGCTGCAGCACGCGCAGGCGGCCGACGCCGCGCTCGACGAGCAGTCGCAGGCCTTCGAGGCGCTGCGCGACCTCCAGCGCCGCCTGCCCGAGGTGCTGCCCGCCCTGGAGTCCGACCGCTCGCGCCTGGCCGACCGGCTGCCGGACGCGCGCCGACGGCTGACCGACCTGCAGGCGCGCTACGCGCCCGCGGCCGTCACGAGCGTCGACGGGGACGACGAGCACGCCTCGCGCCTGCTCGACCTGGCCGCCCAGGGCCTGGCCACCGCCCGGGAGCGCCAGGCGGCGGGCGCGAACGGCGAGGCGGCCGTGGCGGTGCAGGCCGTGAGGGACGCGCTGCGGCAGACCGGTGAGCTCCTCGACGCGGTGGACGCCCTCGCCCGCGACCTGCAGACCTCGGTGGACGCGCTGCCCCGCGCCCTGGCCGAGCTGGACGCCGACCTGGCCGAGGCCCGCGCGGTGCTGGGCGCCGGCGGTGGAGCGGCCAGCAGCGACCTGGCCGGCGCGGTGGGGCGCGCCGAGCAGGCGGCGTCCACGGCCCGCACCGACGGGCCTCGCGACCCGCAGACGGCGCTGCGACGCGTGCACGAGGCCGACAGCGCGCTGGACGCAGCGCTGGCGGGCGCCCGCGAGGAGGGCCAGCGCGCCTCCCGCGCCCGCGCCCAGCTGGAGCAGGCGCTGCCGGCGGCACGGGCGGAGGTGGCCGCGGCCCGGTCGCTGGTGCGCACCCGCCGCGGTGCGGTCGGCGGGCAGGCGCGGGCGCTGCTGGCCGGCGCCGAGGAGCAGCTCTCCACCGCCGAGCAGCTCGCCGGCTCCGACCCGGTGCGGGCGCTGGCGGCGGCGCAGCAGGCCGACGCGATGGCCGAGCGGGCCCAGCGCGAGGCCGACGACGACCTCGGCAGCTGGTCGGGCTGGAACGGCGGCGGTGGGGGCTACGGCTCCGCCCCGACCAGGGGTCGGTACGGCAGCAGCGGATCCTTCGAGGGCGCGGTCATCGGCGGCATCCTCGGCGGGATCCTCTCCGGGGGCGGTGGCGGCCGCAGCGGCGGCTTCGGCGGCAGCGGCAGCTGGGGCGGCGGAGGTGGAGGCTTCGGCGGGGGCGGAGGCTTCGGCGGTGGTGGCGGAGGGTCGTTCGGCGGCGGGGGGAGCTTCTGA
- a CDS encoding acyl-CoA carboxylase epsilon subunit, producing the protein MSLPGTSATSGPTGPSEDDVVKVVAGGPTEEEVVALVAALAAAASVRNSSMEPDPGPDLWADKPTLLRVPPAPGPGAWRAAAWRR; encoded by the coding sequence GTGAGCCTCCCAGGCACGAGCGCGACGTCCGGGCCCACCGGGCCGTCCGAGGACGACGTCGTCAAGGTCGTCGCCGGCGGTCCCACCGAGGAGGAGGTCGTGGCGCTGGTCGCGGCGCTCGCGGCGGCCGCCTCGGTGCGGAACAGCTCGATGGAGCCCGACCCGGGTCCGGACCTGTGGGCCGACAAGCCCACGCTGCTGCGCGTGCCTCCGGCGCCGGGTCCCGGCGCCTGGCGCGCCGCCGCCTGGCGCCGCTGA
- a CDS encoding acyl-CoA carboxylase subunit beta, with product MIRGTDGGPTTSTGPDLRTTAGKLADARARREATLSPGSARAVERHHAKGKRTARERLEALLDEDSFVEVGAHSRALWGDPSQGSPERPPTDGVVAGHGTVDGRPVVVYSQDFTVSGGSLGEVHASKIVKVMDHALRVGCPVIGINDSGGARIQEGVSSLAGYGDIFLRNVRGSGVVPQVSLIMGPCAGGAVYSPAITDVVVMVEATSHMFVTGPDVIRTVTGEDVAMEELGGAHTHNAVSGVAHHMAPSEDDAIAWVKDWLAHLPSNNLSEAPVLAPLDDTDPLLVTDADLELDALVPDSANVPYDVHEVIAHVLDDGELLEVQDLFAPNVVVGFGRVEGHSVGVVANQPARLAGTLDIDASEKGARFVRLCDAFGIPVITLVDTPGFLPGTEQEWNGIIRRGAKLLYAYAEATVPKITVITRKAFGGAYIVMGSKHLGADVNLAWPTAQIAVMGAQGAVEIVHRRTLGAAAEQGHDVAAVRAGLVQEYEERLANPYVAAERGYVDDVIEPSATRAHVVRALRALRTKREQLPAKKHGNIPL from the coding sequence GTGATTCGCGGGACCGACGGCGGACCCACCACCTCCACCGGACCGGACCTGCGGACCACCGCCGGCAAGCTGGCGGACGCCCGCGCCCGGCGCGAGGCCACCCTGTCCCCCGGGTCGGCGCGGGCCGTGGAGCGCCACCACGCCAAGGGCAAGCGCACCGCCCGCGAGCGCCTGGAGGCGCTGCTCGACGAGGACAGCTTCGTGGAGGTGGGTGCGCACTCCCGCGCGCTGTGGGGAGACCCCTCGCAGGGCTCCCCCGAGCGTCCGCCGACGGACGGCGTCGTCGCCGGCCACGGAACGGTGGACGGGCGCCCCGTCGTCGTCTACTCCCAGGACTTCACCGTCTCCGGAGGGTCGCTGGGCGAGGTGCACGCCTCGAAGATCGTCAAGGTGATGGACCACGCGCTGCGCGTGGGCTGCCCCGTCATCGGCATCAACGACTCCGGCGGCGCCCGCATCCAGGAGGGCGTCTCCTCCCTCGCCGGGTACGGCGACATCTTCCTGCGCAACGTGCGCGGGTCCGGCGTCGTCCCCCAGGTCTCGCTGATCATGGGCCCGTGCGCCGGCGGCGCGGTGTACTCCCCCGCCATCACCGACGTCGTGGTCATGGTCGAGGCGACCTCGCACATGTTCGTCACCGGCCCCGACGTCATCCGCACGGTGACCGGCGAGGACGTCGCCATGGAGGAGCTCGGGGGCGCGCACACGCACAACGCCGTCTCGGGCGTCGCCCACCACATGGCGCCGTCGGAGGACGACGCGATCGCGTGGGTCAAGGACTGGCTGGCGCACCTGCCCAGCAACAACCTGTCCGAGGCGCCGGTGCTGGCGCCCCTGGACGACACCGACCCGCTGCTCGTCACCGACGCCGACCTCGAGCTCGACGCGCTCGTGCCCGACTCCGCCAACGTCCCCTACGACGTGCACGAGGTCATCGCGCACGTCCTCGACGACGGCGAGCTGCTCGAGGTGCAGGACCTGTTCGCCCCCAACGTGGTCGTCGGGTTCGGGCGCGTGGAGGGGCACTCCGTCGGCGTCGTCGCCAACCAGCCCGCGCGGCTGGCCGGCACCCTCGACATCGACGCGTCCGAGAAGGGCGCGCGCTTCGTGCGCCTGTGCGACGCGTTCGGCATCCCCGTCATCACGCTGGTCGACACCCCCGGGTTCCTGCCGGGCACCGAGCAGGAGTGGAACGGCATCATCCGCCGCGGCGCCAAGCTGCTGTACGCCTACGCCGAGGCCACCGTCCCGAAGATCACGGTGATCACGCGCAAGGCGTTCGGCGGGGCGTACATCGTCATGGGCTCCAAGCACCTCGGCGCCGACGTCAACCTCGCCTGGCCCACCGCGCAGATCGCCGTCATGGGCGCCCAGGGCGCCGTGGAGATCGTGCACCGCCGCACGCTGGGCGCCGCCGCGGAGCAGGGCCACGACGTCGCCGCGGTGCGCGCCGGGCTCGTGCAGGAGTACGAGGAGCGCCTCGCCAACCCCTACGTGGCGGCCGAGCGCGGCTACGTCGACGACGTCATCGAGCCGTCGGCCACCCGCGCCCACGTGGTGCGAGCGCTGCGCGCGCTGCGCACCAAGCGCGAGCAGCTGCCCGCCAAGAAGCACGGGAACATCCCGCTGTGA
- a CDS encoding SMP-30/gluconolactonase/LRE family protein, translating to MPTAEQLTAPIAEHGEGPVWDADGGRLLAVDLEQGDLLAVSPGGSTAKRHVADALACVRPRTGAAGDGWVVAARRRFALVESLDDLLSGREEPHMLPALWDDPDLRFNEGGCDPQGRFFCGSMAYGGSAKGGQPVGVLWRLDPDGSAHVALEGLTIPNGLAWSPDGQRAYHVDSPSGEVSLLHVAPGTGEVLDREPWVRLADVLGADPGGVPDGLVVDAEGGVWVALNGAGAVVRLDAGGGLSERVDVGVPGVTACTLGGTGQDDDGTRGGAVLYVTTSTQGVDLDAHPASGSVFVLPVEVAALPPLRFDG from the coding sequence GTGCCCACCGCCGAGCAGCTGACCGCGCCGATCGCCGAGCACGGGGAGGGCCCCGTCTGGGACGCCGACGGCGGGCGCCTGCTCGCGGTCGACCTGGAGCAGGGCGACCTCCTGGCGGTCTCCCCCGGCGGGTCCACCGCGAAGCGCCACGTGGCCGACGCCCTGGCCTGCGTCCGCCCCCGCACGGGCGCCGCGGGCGACGGCTGGGTCGTGGCCGCGCGGCGCCGTTTCGCGCTCGTCGAGAGCCTGGACGACCTGCTGTCAGGGCGGGAGGAGCCGCACATGCTCCCGGCGCTGTGGGACGACCCCGACCTGCGCTTCAACGAGGGCGGCTGCGACCCGCAGGGCAGGTTCTTCTGCGGTTCGATGGCCTACGGCGGCAGCGCGAAGGGCGGCCAGCCGGTCGGGGTGCTGTGGCGGCTCGACCCCGACGGCAGCGCCCACGTCGCGCTGGAGGGGCTGACCATCCCCAACGGCCTCGCCTGGAGCCCCGACGGGCAGCGGGCCTACCACGTCGACTCGCCGTCGGGGGAGGTCTCGCTGCTGCACGTGGCGCCCGGCACGGGCGAGGTGCTCGACCGGGAGCCGTGGGTGCGGCTGGCCGACGTGCTCGGCGCAGACCCGGGTGGTGTGCCCGACGGGCTCGTCGTCGACGCCGAGGGCGGCGTGTGGGTGGCGCTCAACGGCGCAGGGGCCGTCGTCCGCCTCGACGCCGGCGGGGGCCTGAGCGAGCGCGTGGACGTCGGCGTGCCCGGCGTCACCGCCTGCACCCTCGGCGGGACCGGTCAGGACGACGACGGCACGCGCGGCGGGGCGGTCCTCTACGTCACCACCTCCACGCAGGGGGTCGACCTGGACGCCCACCCCGCCTCGGGCTCCGTCTTCGTGCTCCCCGTGGAGGTGGCCGCGCTGCCGCCGCTGCGGTTCGACGGCTGA
- a CDS encoding biotin--[acetyl-CoA-carboxylase] ligase has protein sequence MEPVSTPGRWSDLDRPPLSAEGLGRALLAPAGPLARLEVLEQVGSTNAELLARAGADPGAWPSPSALTTDSQTSGRGRLGRQWEAPPRSGVALSLLVRPQAPVEAWGWLPLLAGVAVVGVVRDVAGLPAQLKWPNDVLVEDRKLCGILVEVLPGAPAGAGPAGVVVGVGVNTTTRREELDGGGLLGATSLRLEGAASTDRDVLVRALVRALAAEVARFEAAGGDAAASGLTARAAEACTTLGRDVVVHLPGGTQLRGTAEGLDGDGRLLVHAEGSAPQAPPVAVSAGDVVHVR, from the coding sequence ATGGAGCCCGTGAGCACCCCGGGACGCTGGAGCGACCTCGACCGACCGCCGCTGTCCGCGGAGGGGCTGGGCCGGGCGCTGCTGGCGCCCGCCGGTCCGCTGGCCAGGCTGGAGGTGCTGGAGCAGGTCGGGTCCACCAACGCCGAGCTGCTGGCCCGGGCCGGGGCCGATCCCGGGGCCTGGCCCTCGCCGTCGGCGCTCACCACCGACTCCCAGACCAGCGGCCGCGGCCGGCTGGGACGGCAGTGGGAGGCGCCGCCCCGGTCCGGGGTGGCGCTGTCGCTGCTGGTGCGTCCCCAGGCGCCCGTGGAGGCGTGGGGGTGGCTCCCGCTGCTCGCGGGCGTGGCCGTGGTGGGCGTGGTCCGCGACGTCGCCGGCCTGCCCGCTCAGCTCAAGTGGCCCAACGACGTGCTCGTGGAGGACCGCAAGCTCTGCGGGATCCTCGTCGAGGTCCTCCCGGGTGCCCCGGCGGGAGCGGGCCCTGCCGGCGTCGTCGTCGGCGTGGGGGTCAACACCACCACGCGGCGCGAGGAGCTGGACGGCGGCGGGCTCCTCGGCGCCACCTCCCTGCGCCTGGAGGGGGCGGCCTCCACCGACCGCGACGTGCTCGTCCGCGCCCTCGTCCGCGCGCTGGCCGCCGAGGTGGCCCGCTTCGAGGCCGCCGGCGGCGACGCCGCGGCCAGCGGCCTGACCGCGCGGGCCGCGGAGGCGTGCACGACCCTCGGCCGGGACGTCGTCGTCCACCTGCCGGGCGGCACTCAGCTGCGCGGCACCGCCGAGGGCCTCGACGGCGACG